From one Rhodamnia argentea isolate NSW1041297 chromosome 1, ASM2092103v1, whole genome shotgun sequence genomic stretch:
- the LOC115738977 gene encoding trans-Golgi network-localized SYP41-interacting protein 1 isoform X2 gives MSEKDGSEAGDEAASEPYDGRSSVGGGFGDTRASQPNGTIHSESSVADADASLNQVANMEQTDSDNEEAGPVGEDAGKDEFVDAPEELNADAREAIMTAGIEGASEERSNLPKSDFGQLENGTGAHQPTDELFRLQMVLEKTVIEKEISIRQYKEERDIYAKELGDLRRQLKGLTVKRPLLHENGDRIINHEAESDDGEEKTHVPGYSPHDMFRECSDFIKVAQKERLQMEATIGNLHAILSTKDQQMEDLKSKIADSAQKSAYIFSNHQNVDDATSRILDSLALVVEHEDLWDDSASEKINLVERRTLRLIEKFNQICLQIDHLRQCLSEVSSESLDSRMQEDRGDVIIAACNELLKCKRTEAHFAGKLSQAEDDNRKLIEQLNEDKDLAEETNAELSRLKSEIEQERMRCGNVKEKLGMAVTKGKSLVQQRDLLKHSLAEKTDELERCLIELQEKSSALEAAEQSKEELVQQRDSLKHSLAEKTDELERCLIELQEKSSALEVADQSKEELVQSEQLVALLQENLSQRNAILVRFEEILSEASFPEEMKSAEIVDKYKWLVDERNMLKGVYREFQKLKDSLTEIELSESFSTSNLESRIFWLKESFTLANNEAETLRGEISRIKEAAYDEIDRLTAACSVASVEKEYLEMEVDEITLEYNDIVKKEQQVSWEKEQMVMLLVKASGISVEEDLMVHQRLSFSDCNVLIERCFEKVTEQRTSELGPPHADLESFERIKSLLYLRVQELMLYENVLEEEMLEKSQKVDNFSYQLQLLSNELETLKEEKDHLQKDLERSEEKSALLREKLSMAVKKGKGLVQDRENLKHLLDEKNSEIEKLKLEIQQQESAVTESKDQINRMSTHIEHIPKLEADLVALKDQRDQLEQFLLESNNMLQRVIESVDGIDIPANTVFEEPVEKVKWLAGYLNDCQKAKEHTEEELAKVREESSDLLGRLAEAHTDLKLLQDERQGFEKLKVEAIDLESKLVEAKASIKALEDLLSGAQDDVLRLVEEKREIETSKENVEKELLKAIEEASFQVSNFTEACARKKSLEEALSQAENHVNALTNEKEAAHVFRAAAERELEKLKEQISIQTGKLVDAQQTIESLEDASLELEKKLGLLTEQNHNLGVERSHMETELKKLQDESATKEIKLADASVTIKSLEDAVSKAENDVLELDNQNKRHNQEVSALNSKLNACLEELAGKNGSLENRSLELVSYLNELHALVKNETLFPLMKDCFEKKWEGLKSMNDILERVKDQHICLYSEAAEKQTADEEDPIAKNQFPVELSDNLGVEMDAGLMNEVGNDISSMFRRTIEGFQLKDKILVDKFEGLSAFIDEILAALLKKLEERCDDVKAMSQDMRSLKQDLKDMETYKPDHGNTVSILEDDIATLLSACTNATTKLLLEVERNSLGQLSSAELETSSRSYAEERESSIINAEWYQKKVDGSKYAKPIRDLLFSVQSVHALIKRFQSTSEVATSKIENMENELKEAKVGFMEAIEDRNIKQNRIFELETEVETLQNSCSELRLKLKDCQADYDKLKQREAELLEVHSNSLMRQQESSFMSPSQRAALLDKVDGVRISSEELGGDTEPHISPHVKKLFYIVDSFTRVQEQISLLSHDNEELQSTLADQVLVNKHLQEEVETRMRYEEDSEKMKRDLSDLRVILEKVINMFGGRELVSDHNTSSLKGLLATLEKQIVNVLMEFENSKSEAQELELKLLGSQKLVEELSSKVKLLEDSLQGRSAQPEIIQERSIFEAPSLPAGSEISEVEDVESVGKPLMPPVPSAAHARTMRKGSTDHLALSIDLESNPLISNQETDEDKGHVFKSLNTSGLIPKQGKLVADRIDGIWVSGGRILMSRPGARLGLIAYWLFLHIWLLGTIL, from the exons ATGTCGGAGAAAGATGGCAGTGAAGCTGGGGACGAGGCGGCGTCGGAGCCGTACGATGGCCGATCGAGCGTGGGCGGAGGGTTTGGCGATACCCGGGCCTCACAGCCCAACGGCACTATCCATTCCGAGTCCTCCGTGGCCGACGCTGATGCTTCGTTGAATCAG GTAGCTAACATGGAGCAGACCGATTCAGATAATGAGGAAGCAGGGCCGGTTGGTGAAGATGCTGGAAAAGATGAGTTCGTTGATGCCCCAGAAGAGTTAAATGCTGATGCCAGGGAAGCAATTATGACTGCTGGAATAGAAGGCGCGTCGGAGGAAAGGAGCAATTTGCCCAAGAGTGACTTCGGCCAACTTGAGAATGGAACTGGGGCCCATCAGCCGACGGATGAGCTCTTCCGGCTGCAAATGGTGTTGGAGAAGACCGTTATtgagaaagaaatttctataAGGCAATACAAG GAAGAAAGAGATATATATGCCAAAGAACTTGGTGATCTTCGCCGTCAACTCAAAGGTTTGACTGTCAAACGGCCGTTGCTCCATGAAAATGGTGATAGGATAATTAATCACGAAGCAGAATCTGATGATGGGGAGGAAAAAACCCATGTACCTGGGTACTCTCCACATGATATGTTTAGGGAATGTTCAGACTTCATTAAAGTTGCACAAAAAGAACGTTTACAGATGGAAGCTACAATAGGAAACCTTCATGCTATCCTTTCTACAAAGGATCAACAGATGGAAGATCTTAAATCCAAGATTGCTGATTCTGCTCAGAAATCTGCCTATATATTTTCGAATCACCAAAACGTTGATGATGCTACTAGTAGAATATTAGATTCACTTGCCTTAGTAGTTGAACATGAAGATCTTTGGGATGATTCTGCCAGCGAGAAAATAAATCTTGTTGAGAGAAGAACATTGCGgttaattgaaaagttcaacCAGATTTGTTTACAAATTGATCATCTTAGGCAGTGTTTATCTGAGGTTTCTTCAGAATCTTTAGATTCTAGGATGCAGGAGGATAGGGGGGATGTAATAATTGCAGCTTGTAATGAGTTGTTGAAGTGCAAAAGGACGGAAGCACACTTTGCTGGAAAACTAAGCCAAGCAGAAGATGATAATAGAAAATTGATTGAACAGCTTAATGAGGACAAGGACTTGGCAGAAGAAACTAATGCAGAACTTAGCCGACTCAAAAGTGAAATTGAGCAGGAGAGGATGCGTTGTGGTAATGTCAAAGAAAAGCTTGGTATGGCTGTAACAAAGGGGAAATCATTGGTGCAGCAGAGAGACTTGCTGAAGCATTCATTGGCTGAGAAGACGGATGAGCTTGAGAGATGCTTGATTGAGCTTCAGGAGAAGTCAAGTGCGTTAGAGGCGGCTGAACAATCTAAGGAAGAGTTGGTACAGCAGAGAGACTCGCTGAAGCATTCATTGGCCGAGAAGACGGATGAGCTTGAGAGATGCTTGATTGAGCTTCAGGAGAAGTCAAGTGCGTTAGAGGTGGCTGATCAATCTAAGGAAGAGTTGGTACAAAGTGAACAATTGGTTGCACTCCTGCAGGAAAATCTCTCACAGAGGAATGCGATTCTCGTCCGGTTTGAAGAAATTCTCTCTGAGGCTAGTTTTCCTGAGGAAATGAAATCTGCTGAGATTGTTGATAAATATAAATGGCTTGTGGATGAGAGAAATATGTTGAAAGGTGTTTACagagaatttcaaaaattgaaagattcCTTAACTGAGATAGAGTTGTCTGAATCTTTTTCAACTTCCAACTTGGAATCCCGTATTTTTTGGCTAAAGGAGTCATTTACTCTTGCCAATAACGAAGCAGAAACCCTACGAGGTGAAATTTCTCGAATAAAAGAAGCCGCATACGATGAGATTGACAGGTTAACTGCTGCATGTTCTGTTGCATCGGTGGAGAAGGAATATCTTGAAATGGAGGTTGACGAAATAACACTTGAATACAATGATATTGTCAAAAAGGAGCAACAAGTGTCATGGGAGAAGGAGCAAATGGTCATGCTGTTGGTAAAAGCTTCTGGAATCTCGGTTGAAGAAGACCTTATGGTCCATCAACGGCTATCCTTCTCTGACTGCAATGTTCTCATTGAAAGATGCTTTGAAAAGGTTACGGAACAGAGAACTTCTGAGTTGGGTCCTCCTCATGCTGATTTGGAATCATTTGAAAGAATTAAAAGTCTTTTATACTTGCGGGTTCAGGAGTTAATGCTATATGAGAATGTACTTGAAGAAGAGATGCTGGAAAAGTCTCAGAaggttgataatttttcctatcagTTGCAATTGTTGTCTAATGAACTTGAAACACTCAAAGAGGAAAAGGATCATTTGCAAAAGGATCTCGAACGATCAGAAGAGAAATCTGCTCTTTTGAGAGAAAAGTTATCTATGGCGGTCAAGAAAGGAAAGGGACTGGTTCAAGATAGGGAAAACTTGAAACATCTTCTGGATGAGAAGAactctgaaattgaaaaactgaaGCTTGAGATACAGCAGCAGGAATCTGCAGTTACTGAGTCCAAGGATCAGATAAACCGAATGTCTACTCACATTGAGCACATACCAAAGTTGGAGGCGGATCTTGTTGCCCTGAAAGATCAACGAGATCAACTTGAGCAGTTCTTATTGGAGAGTAATAACATGTTGCAGAGGGTGATTGAGTCCGTTGATGGTATCGATATTCCTGCAAACACTGTTTTTGAAGAGCCTGTGGAAAAGGTGAAGTGGCTGGCGGGGTACCTCAATGACTGTCAAAAGGCAAAGGAACATACTGAAGAAGAGTTAGCCAAAGTTCGAGAGGAATCTAGTGATTTATTGGGCAGGTTAGCTGAAGCCCATACTGATCTGAAATTGTTGCAAGATGAAAGGCAGGGGTTTGAAAAGTTGAAAGTAGAAGCCATTGACTTAGAAAGCAAGTTAGTTGAAGCCAAAGCATCTATCAAAGCTCTGGAAGACTTGTTGTCAGGAGCACAGGATGATGTACTCAGGCTTGTggaagaaaagagggaaatagAAACCAGTAAGGAAAATGTTGAAAAAGAGCTGCTGAAAGCCATTGAAGAAGCTTCTTTCCAAGTTAGTAACTTCACTGAGGCTTGTGCTCGCAAGAAGTCCCTTGAAGAGGCATTGTCGCAGGCAGAGAATCATGTTAATGCACTCACCAATGAGAAGGAAGCAGCTCATGTCTTTAGAGCTGCGGCTGAAAGGGAGCTAGAGAAACTGAAGGAGCAGATCTCCATTCAGACTGGAAAATTGGTAGATGCACAACAAACTATAGAGTCACTAGAAGATGCATCATTGGAGCTGGAGAAGAAACTTGGTTTATTAACTGAGCAGAACCATAATTTAGGAGTTGAGAGAAGCCATATGGAGACTGAGCTGAAGAAGCTGCAAGATGAATCTGCAACCAAGGAAATCAAGCTGGCAGATGCTTCTGTAACAATTAAATCATTGGAAGATGCAGTGTCAAAGGCTGAGAATGACGTGTTGGAGCTTGATAATCAAAACAAGAGACATAACCAGGAAGTATCAGCACTCAATTCAAAGTTGAACGCATGTCTAGAAGAATTGGCTGGCAAAAATGGCAGTTTGGAGAACAGATCTCTAGAACTTGTCAGTTACCTTAATGAGTTGCATGCCCTTGTGAAAAACGAAACGTTGTTTCCCCTTATGAAGGATTGCTTCGAGAAAAAATGGGAGGGCCTGAAGAGCATGAATGACATCCTTGAAAGAGTAAAAGATCAACATATTTGCTTATATTCAGAAGCAGCAGAAAAGCAAACTGCTGATGAG GAAGATCCCATCGCCAAAAACCAGTTCCCTGTTGAACTTAGCGATAACCTGGGTGTTGAGATGGATGCTGGTTTGATGAATGAAGTGGGTAACGACATCTCTTCAATGTTTAGGAGGACCATAGAAGGTTTTCAGTTGAAAGACAAAATTCTTGTTGATAAATTTGAAGGCTTGTCCGCATTTATAGATGAAATTCTGGCAGCTCTTTTGaaaaagctagaggaaagatgtgATGATGTAAAAGCTATGTCTCAGGACATGAGATCTTTGAAGCAAGATCTGAAAGATATGGAAACGTACAAGCCGGATCATGGAAATACAGTGTCCATTTTGGAAGATGACATTGCAACTTTATTATCTGCCTGTACTAATGCCACCACAAAATTGCTGCTAGAAGTTGAACGGAATTCTCTTGGGCAGTTGTCTAGTGCTGAGCTGGAAACCTCGAGTAGATCTTAtgcagaagaaagagaaagtagTATAATCAATGCAGAATGGTATCAAAAGAAGGTTGATGGCAGCAAATATGCCAAACCTATTCGAGATTTGTTATTTTCTGTTCAAAGTGTTCACGCTCTTATTAAGCGGTTCCAGAGCACGAGTGAGGTGGCAACTTCAAAGAtagaaaatatggaaaatgaaCTTAAAGAAGCGAAAGTAGGTTTCATGGAAGCCATAGAAGACAGAAATATCAAGCAAAATAGGATCTTTGAGCTGGAGACTGAGGTAGAGACTTTGCAAAATTCATGTAGTGAGCTGAGGCTTAAACTCAAGGATTGTCAAGCTGATTATGACAAGTTGAAGCAAAGAGAGGCTGAACTCTTAGAGGTGCACAGTAATTCGTTGATGAGACAACAAG AAAGTTCATTCATGTCCCCATCCCAACGGGCAGCCCTTTTGGACAAGGTCGATGGGGTTAGAATCTCGTCGGAAGAGTTAGGAGGAGACACAGAGCCCCATATTTCTCCTCACGTGAAGAAGCTATTCTATATTGTAGACAGTTTTACTAGAGTGCAGGAACAAATAAGTTTGTTGTCACATGATAATGAAGAGCTACAGTCCACCCTTGCTGACCAGGTTCTTGTAAATAAGCATCTGCAGGAGGAAGTTGAAACACGTATGAGATATGAAGAAGACTCagagaagatgaagagagaTTTATCTGATCTAAGAGTTATTTTGGAGAAAGTTATAAATATGTTTGGTGGTAGAGAGTTAGTTAGTGACCATAATACTTCTAGCTTAAAGGGACTTTTAGCAACCTTAGAAAAGCAAATTGTGAATGTGCTTATGGAATTTGAAAACTCTAAATCGGAAGCCCAAGAACTTGAATTGAAGTTGTTGGGAAGCCAGAAGCTTGTGGAGGAGTTATCGAGTAAAGTTAAATTGCTTGAAGATTCACTACAAGGTAGAAGTGCCCAACCAGAGATCATCCAGGAGAGAAGCATTTTTGAAGCACCTTCATTGCCTGCTGGTTCAGAGATATCTGAAGTTGAGGATGTg GAATCAGTTGGAAAACCGTTGATGCCTCCTGTTCCTTCAGCTGCTCATGCGCGGACTATGAGAAAAGGATCTACAGACCATCTTGCTCTCAGCATTGACTTGGAGTCTAATCCTTTAATCAGCAACCAGGAGACCGATGAAGACAAAg GTCATGTTTTCAAGTCTCTCAATACATCAGGCCTTATTCCGAAACAAGGGAAGTTGGTTGCAGACCGGATTGATGGCATATG GGTATCGGGCGGCAGGATTTTGATGAGTCGACCTGGAGCTCGCTTGGGCCTTATCGCCTATTGGTTGTTCTTGCATATATGGCTGTTGGGCACCATCTTGTAA
- the LOC115738977 gene encoding trans-Golgi network-localized SYP41-interacting protein 1 isoform X3, whose translation MSEKDGSEAGDEAASEPYDGRSSVGGGFGDTRASQPNGTIHSESSVADADASLNQVANMEQTDSDNEEAGPVGEDAGKDEFVDAPEELNADAREAIMTAGIEGASEERSNLPKSDFGQLENGTGAHQPTDELFRLQMVLEKTVIEKEISIRQYKEERDIYAKELGDLRRQLKGLTVKRPLLHENGDRIINHEAESDDGEEKTHVPGYSPHDMFRECSDFIKVAQKERLQMEATIGNLHAILSTKDQQMEDLKSKIADSAQKSAYIFSNHQNVDDATSRILDSLALVVEHEDLWDDSASEKINLVERRTLRLIEKFNQICLQIDHLRQCLSEVSSESLDSRMQEDRGDVIIAACNELLKCKRTEAHFAGKLSQAEDDNRKLIEQLNEDKDLAEETNAELSRLKSEIEQERMRCGNVKEKLGMAVTKGKSLVQQRDLLKHSLAEKTDELERCLIELQEKSSALEVADQSKEELVQSEQLVALLQENLSQRNAILVRFEEILSEASFPEEMKSAEIVDKYKWLVDERNMLKGVYREFQKLKDSLTEIELSESFSTSNLESRIFWLKESFTLANNEAETLRGEISRIKEAAYDEIDRLTAACSVASVEKEYLEMEVDEITLEYNDIVKKEQQVSWEKEQMVMLLVKASGISVEEDLMVHQRLSFSDCNVLIERCFEKVTEQRTSELGPPHADLESFERIKSLLYLRVQELMLYENVLEEEMLEKSQKVDNFSYQLQLLSNELETLKEEKDHLQKDLERSEEKSALLREKLSMAVKKGKGLVQDRENLKHLLDEKNSEIEKLKLEIQQQESAVTESKDQINRMSTHIEHIPKLEADLVALKDQRDQLEQFLLESNNMLQRVIESVDGIDIPANTVFEEPVEKVKWLAGYLNDCQKAKEHTEEELAKVREESSDLLGRLAEAHTDLKLLQDERQGFEKLKVEAIDLESKLVEAKASIKALEDLLSGAQDDVLRLVEEKREIETSKENVEKELLKAIEEASFQVSNFTEACARKKSLEEALSQAENHVNALTNEKEAAHVFRAAAERELEKLKEQISIQTGKLVDAQQTIESLEDASLELEKKLGLLTEQNHNLGVERSHMETELKKLQDESATKEIKLADASVTIKSLEDAVSKAENDVLELDNQNKRHNQEVSALNSKLNACLEELAGKNGSLENRSLELVSYLNELHALVKNETLFPLMKDCFEKKWEGLKSMNDILERVKDQHICLYSEAAEKQTADEEDPIAKNQFPVELSDNLGVEMDAGLMNEVGNDISSMFRRTIEGFQLKDKILVDKFEGLSAFIDEILAALLKKLEERCDDVKAMSQDMRSLKQDLKDMETYKPDHGNTVSILEDDIATLLSACTNATTKLLLEVERNSLGQLSSAELETSSRSYAEERESSIINAEWYQKKVDGSKYAKPIRDLLFSVQSVHALIKRFQSTSEVATSKIENMENELKEAKVGFMEAIEDRNIKQNRIFELETEVETLQNSCSELRLKLKDCQADYDKLKQREAELLEVHSNSLMRQQEAESSFMSPSQRAALLDKVDGVRISSEELGGDTEPHISPHVKKLFYIVDSFTRVQEQISLLSHDNEELQSTLADQVLVNKHLQEEVETRMRYEEDSEKMKRDLSDLRVILEKVINMFGGRELVSDHNTSSLKGLLATLEKQIVNVLMEFENSKSEAQELELKLLGSQKLVEELSSKVKLLEDSLQGRSAQPEIIQERSIFEAPSLPAGSEISEVEDVESVGKPLMPPVPSAAHARTMRKGSTDHLALSIDLESNPLISNQETDEDKGHVFKSLNTSGLIPKQGKLVADRIDGIWVSGGRILMSRPGARLGLIAYWLFLHIWLLGTIL comes from the exons ATGTCGGAGAAAGATGGCAGTGAAGCTGGGGACGAGGCGGCGTCGGAGCCGTACGATGGCCGATCGAGCGTGGGCGGAGGGTTTGGCGATACCCGGGCCTCACAGCCCAACGGCACTATCCATTCCGAGTCCTCCGTGGCCGACGCTGATGCTTCGTTGAATCAG GTAGCTAACATGGAGCAGACCGATTCAGATAATGAGGAAGCAGGGCCGGTTGGTGAAGATGCTGGAAAAGATGAGTTCGTTGATGCCCCAGAAGAGTTAAATGCTGATGCCAGGGAAGCAATTATGACTGCTGGAATAGAAGGCGCGTCGGAGGAAAGGAGCAATTTGCCCAAGAGTGACTTCGGCCAACTTGAGAATGGAACTGGGGCCCATCAGCCGACGGATGAGCTCTTCCGGCTGCAAATGGTGTTGGAGAAGACCGTTATtgagaaagaaatttctataAGGCAATACAAG GAAGAAAGAGATATATATGCCAAAGAACTTGGTGATCTTCGCCGTCAACTCAAAGGTTTGACTGTCAAACGGCCGTTGCTCCATGAAAATGGTGATAGGATAATTAATCACGAAGCAGAATCTGATGATGGGGAGGAAAAAACCCATGTACCTGGGTACTCTCCACATGATATGTTTAGGGAATGTTCAGACTTCATTAAAGTTGCACAAAAAGAACGTTTACAGATGGAAGCTACAATAGGAAACCTTCATGCTATCCTTTCTACAAAGGATCAACAGATGGAAGATCTTAAATCCAAGATTGCTGATTCTGCTCAGAAATCTGCCTATATATTTTCGAATCACCAAAACGTTGATGATGCTACTAGTAGAATATTAGATTCACTTGCCTTAGTAGTTGAACATGAAGATCTTTGGGATGATTCTGCCAGCGAGAAAATAAATCTTGTTGAGAGAAGAACATTGCGgttaattgaaaagttcaacCAGATTTGTTTACAAATTGATCATCTTAGGCAGTGTTTATCTGAGGTTTCTTCAGAATCTTTAGATTCTAGGATGCAGGAGGATAGGGGGGATGTAATAATTGCAGCTTGTAATGAGTTGTTGAAGTGCAAAAGGACGGAAGCACACTTTGCTGGAAAACTAAGCCAAGCAGAAGATGATAATAGAAAATTGATTGAACAGCTTAATGAGGACAAGGACTTGGCAGAAGAAACTAATGCAGAACTTAGCCGACTCAAAAGTGAAATTGAGCAGGAGAGGATGCGTTGTGGTAATGTCAAAGAAAAGCTTGGTATGGCTGTAACAAAGGGGAAATCATTGGTGCAGCAGAGAGACTTGCTGAAGCATTCATTGGCTGAGAAGACGGATGAGCTTGAGAGATGCTTGATTGAGCTTCAGGAGAAGTCAAGTGCGTTAGAG GTGGCTGATCAATCTAAGGAAGAGTTGGTACAAAGTGAACAATTGGTTGCACTCCTGCAGGAAAATCTCTCACAGAGGAATGCGATTCTCGTCCGGTTTGAAGAAATTCTCTCTGAGGCTAGTTTTCCTGAGGAAATGAAATCTGCTGAGATTGTTGATAAATATAAATGGCTTGTGGATGAGAGAAATATGTTGAAAGGTGTTTACagagaatttcaaaaattgaaagattcCTTAACTGAGATAGAGTTGTCTGAATCTTTTTCAACTTCCAACTTGGAATCCCGTATTTTTTGGCTAAAGGAGTCATTTACTCTTGCCAATAACGAAGCAGAAACCCTACGAGGTGAAATTTCTCGAATAAAAGAAGCCGCATACGATGAGATTGACAGGTTAACTGCTGCATGTTCTGTTGCATCGGTGGAGAAGGAATATCTTGAAATGGAGGTTGACGAAATAACACTTGAATACAATGATATTGTCAAAAAGGAGCAACAAGTGTCATGGGAGAAGGAGCAAATGGTCATGCTGTTGGTAAAAGCTTCTGGAATCTCGGTTGAAGAAGACCTTATGGTCCATCAACGGCTATCCTTCTCTGACTGCAATGTTCTCATTGAAAGATGCTTTGAAAAGGTTACGGAACAGAGAACTTCTGAGTTGGGTCCTCCTCATGCTGATTTGGAATCATTTGAAAGAATTAAAAGTCTTTTATACTTGCGGGTTCAGGAGTTAATGCTATATGAGAATGTACTTGAAGAAGAGATGCTGGAAAAGTCTCAGAaggttgataatttttcctatcagTTGCAATTGTTGTCTAATGAACTTGAAACACTCAAAGAGGAAAAGGATCATTTGCAAAAGGATCTCGAACGATCAGAAGAGAAATCTGCTCTTTTGAGAGAAAAGTTATCTATGGCGGTCAAGAAAGGAAAGGGACTGGTTCAAGATAGGGAAAACTTGAAACATCTTCTGGATGAGAAGAactctgaaattgaaaaactgaaGCTTGAGATACAGCAGCAGGAATCTGCAGTTACTGAGTCCAAGGATCAGATAAACCGAATGTCTACTCACATTGAGCACATACCAAAGTTGGAGGCGGATCTTGTTGCCCTGAAAGATCAACGAGATCAACTTGAGCAGTTCTTATTGGAGAGTAATAACATGTTGCAGAGGGTGATTGAGTCCGTTGATGGTATCGATATTCCTGCAAACACTGTTTTTGAAGAGCCTGTGGAAAAGGTGAAGTGGCTGGCGGGGTACCTCAATGACTGTCAAAAGGCAAAGGAACATACTGAAGAAGAGTTAGCCAAAGTTCGAGAGGAATCTAGTGATTTATTGGGCAGGTTAGCTGAAGCCCATACTGATCTGAAATTGTTGCAAGATGAAAGGCAGGGGTTTGAAAAGTTGAAAGTAGAAGCCATTGACTTAGAAAGCAAGTTAGTTGAAGCCAAAGCATCTATCAAAGCTCTGGAAGACTTGTTGTCAGGAGCACAGGATGATGTACTCAGGCTTGTggaagaaaagagggaaatagAAACCAGTAAGGAAAATGTTGAAAAAGAGCTGCTGAAAGCCATTGAAGAAGCTTCTTTCCAAGTTAGTAACTTCACTGAGGCTTGTGCTCGCAAGAAGTCCCTTGAAGAGGCATTGTCGCAGGCAGAGAATCATGTTAATGCACTCACCAATGAGAAGGAAGCAGCTCATGTCTTTAGAGCTGCGGCTGAAAGGGAGCTAGAGAAACTGAAGGAGCAGATCTCCATTCAGACTGGAAAATTGGTAGATGCACAACAAACTATAGAGTCACTAGAAGATGCATCATTGGAGCTGGAGAAGAAACTTGGTTTATTAACTGAGCAGAACCATAATTTAGGAGTTGAGAGAAGCCATATGGAGACTGAGCTGAAGAAGCTGCAAGATGAATCTGCAACCAAGGAAATCAAGCTGGCAGATGCTTCTGTAACAATTAAATCATTGGAAGATGCAGTGTCAAAGGCTGAGAATGACGTGTTGGAGCTTGATAATCAAAACAAGAGACATAACCAGGAAGTATCAGCACTCAATTCAAAGTTGAACGCATGTCTAGAAGAATTGGCTGGCAAAAATGGCAGTTTGGAGAACAGATCTCTAGAACTTGTCAGTTACCTTAATGAGTTGCATGCCCTTGTGAAAAACGAAACGTTGTTTCCCCTTATGAAGGATTGCTTCGAGAAAAAATGGGAGGGCCTGAAGAGCATGAATGACATCCTTGAAAGAGTAAAAGATCAACATATTTGCTTATATTCAGAAGCAGCAGAAAAGCAAACTGCTGATGAG GAAGATCCCATCGCCAAAAACCAGTTCCCTGTTGAACTTAGCGATAACCTGGGTGTTGAGATGGATGCTGGTTTGATGAATGAAGTGGGTAACGACATCTCTTCAATGTTTAGGAGGACCATAGAAGGTTTTCAGTTGAAAGACAAAATTCTTGTTGATAAATTTGAAGGCTTGTCCGCATTTATAGATGAAATTCTGGCAGCTCTTTTGaaaaagctagaggaaagatgtgATGATGTAAAAGCTATGTCTCAGGACATGAGATCTTTGAAGCAAGATCTGAAAGATATGGAAACGTACAAGCCGGATCATGGAAATACAGTGTCCATTTTGGAAGATGACATTGCAACTTTATTATCTGCCTGTACTAATGCCACCACAAAATTGCTGCTAGAAGTTGAACGGAATTCTCTTGGGCAGTTGTCTAGTGCTGAGCTGGAAACCTCGAGTAGATCTTAtgcagaagaaagagaaagtagTATAATCAATGCAGAATGGTATCAAAAGAAGGTTGATGGCAGCAAATATGCCAAACCTATTCGAGATTTGTTATTTTCTGTTCAAAGTGTTCACGCTCTTATTAAGCGGTTCCAGAGCACGAGTGAGGTGGCAACTTCAAAGAtagaaaatatggaaaatgaaCTTAAAGAAGCGAAAGTAGGTTTCATGGAAGCCATAGAAGACAGAAATATCAAGCAAAATAGGATCTTTGAGCTGGAGACTGAGGTAGAGACTTTGCAAAATTCATGTAGTGAGCTGAGGCTTAAACTCAAGGATTGTCAAGCTGATTATGACAAGTTGAAGCAAAGAGAGGCTGAACTCTTAGAGGTGCACAGTAATTCGTTGATGAGACAACAAG AAGCAGAAAGTTCATTCATGTCCCCATCCCAACGGGCAGCCCTTTTGGACAAGGTCGATGGGGTTAGAATCTCGTCGGAAGAGTTAGGAGGAGACACAGAGCCCCATATTTCTCCTCACGTGAAGAAGCTATTCTATATTGTAGACAGTTTTACTAGAGTGCAGGAACAAATAAGTTTGTTGTCACATGATAATGAAGAGCTACAGTCCACCCTTGCTGACCAGGTTCTTGTAAATAAGCATCTGCAGGAGGAAGTTGAAACACGTATGAGATATGAAGAAGACTCagagaagatgaagagagaTTTATCTGATCTAAGAGTTATTTTGGAGAAAGTTATAAATATGTTTGGTGGTAGAGAGTTAGTTAGTGACCATAATACTTCTAGCTTAAAGGGACTTTTAGCAACCTTAGAAAAGCAAATTGTGAATGTGCTTATGGAATTTGAAAACTCTAAATCGGAAGCCCAAGAACTTGAATTGAAGTTGTTGGGAAGCCAGAAGCTTGTGGAGGAGTTATCGAGTAAAGTTAAATTGCTTGAAGATTCACTACAAGGTAGAAGTGCCCAACCAGAGATCATCCAGGAGAGAAGCATTTTTGAAGCACCTTCATTGCCTGCTGGTTCAGAGATATCTGAAGTTGAGGATGTg GAATCAGTTGGAAAACCGTTGATGCCTCCTGTTCCTTCAGCTGCTCATGCGCGGACTATGAGAAAAGGATCTACAGACCATCTTGCTCTCAGCATTGACTTGGAGTCTAATCCTTTAATCAGCAACCAGGAGACCGATGAAGACAAAg GTCATGTTTTCAAGTCTCTCAATACATCAGGCCTTATTCCGAAACAAGGGAAGTTGGTTGCAGACCGGATTGATGGCATATG GGTATCGGGCGGCAGGATTTTGATGAGTCGACCTGGAGCTCGCTTGGGCCTTATCGCCTATTGGTTGTTCTTGCATATATGGCTGTTGGGCACCATCTTGTAA